In Scomber scombrus chromosome 17, fScoSco1.1, whole genome shotgun sequence, the following proteins share a genomic window:
- the LOC133997688 gene encoding protein EFR3 homolog B has product MTGVCGCCGALRPRYKRLVDNIFPEDPEDGLVKANMEKLTFYALSAPEKLDRIGAYLSERLSRDVARHRYGYVCIAMEALDQLLMACHCQSINLFVESFLKMVRKLLESDKPSLQILGTNSFVKFANIEEDTPSYHRSYDFFVSRFSEMCHSSYEDPDIRTKIRMAGIKGLQGVVRKTVNDELQANIWDPQHMDKIVPSLLFNLQSGERTESRSPSPLQASEKEKESPVELTERCFRELLGRAAYGNIKNAVTPVLMHLDNHSLWEGKTFAVRCFKIIMYSIQSQHSHLVIQQLLGHLDANSKNSATVRAGIVEVLLEAAAIAASGSVGPTVLEVFNTLLRQLRLSVDYELTGSYDGSTNIGTKIIKAHEERQLQEAVIRTIGSFANTLPTYQRSEVMLFIMGKIPVPGMHPALPSTGSGPEGTRMIQVMLLKSLVQVTAGFQTTNMLTALPSSFLEPLLSFSLTEDPEVRLLVLQILLSLIDRHDNRPKFSNISIITDISALKLKVDKCSRQDNLFMKKHGQHLYRHIYLGCKEQSSGQQHYETLFALLGLLSVELANEEVVVDLIRLALALQDLALSTDEGMPVFNRCAVHALAAAYLNLICQLTTVPAFCQHIHEVIEVRQKESPYLLPEAVFVEHPKLPSSLDKVEGDVLFLQSKITEVLGGSGYNTDRLATPYIPQYTDEDRLSKRKSIGETISLQVEVESRNSPEKEERTPAEEITFETLKNAIVDSVGMEEQERERRRLVVEKFQKAPFEEIAAHCGARATMLQSKLNQIFEITIRPPPSPSGTISSGYGQSQSRSVPIYEMKFPDLCVY; this is encoded by the exons ATGACAG GGGTTTGCGGTTGTTGCGGGGCACTCAGGCCTCGGTACAAGAGACTGGTAGACAACATCTTCCCAGAAGACCCAGAG GATGGGCTAGTGAAGGCCAACATGGAGAAGCTGACATTCTACGCCCTGTCAGCTCCAGAGAAGCTGGACCGTATCGGAGCGTACCTGTCTGAGAGGTTGTCAAGAGATGTGGCTCGACACCGATACGG GTATGTGTGTATAGCGATGGAGGCCCTGGACCAGCTGCTGATGGCCTGCCACTGCCAGAGCATCAACCTGTTTGTGGAGAGTTTCCTGAAGATGGTGCGGAAGCTGCTGGAGTCTGACAAACCCAGCCTGCAGATCCTGGGAACCAACTCG TTCGTGAAGTTTGCCAACATAGAGGAGGATACGCCATCGTACCACCGCAGTTATGACTTCTTTGTGTCACGCTTCAGCGAGATGTGCCACTCCAGCTACGAGGACCCTGACATCCGTACAAA GATCAGGATGGCAGGCATCAAGGGTCTGCAGGGTGTGGTGAGGAAGACTGTGAACGATGAGCTTCAGGCTAATATCTGGGACCCTCAGCACATGGACAAGATTgtcccctctctgcttttcaacctGCAGAGTGGAGAGCGCACAGAGAG CCGCTCCCCCTCTCCGCTGCAGGCGTcggaaaaggagaaggagagccCGGTGGAGCTGACGGAGCGCTGCTTCAGGGAGCTGCTGGGACGAGCCGCCTATGGCAACATCAAGAATGCCGTCACACCCGTGCTAAT GCACTTAGATAACCATTCTCTATGGGAGGGGAAGACCTTCGCAGTGCGTTGCTTCAAAATCATCATGTACTCCATCCAG TCCCAGCACTCTCATTTAGTAATCCAGCAGCTTCTCGGCCATCTGGATGCTAACAGCAAGAATTCAGCCACAGTGCGAGCTGGGATAGTGGAAGTTTTACTGGAGGCAGCAGCCATCGCAGCCAGCGGCTCAGTAG gcCCAACAGTGTTGGAGGTGTTCAACACTCTGCTGCGGCAGCTCCGCTTGAGTGTGGACTACGAGTTGACCGGCTCCTACGACGGCAGCACCAACATCGGCACCAAGATTATCAAAGCTCATGAGGAGAGGCAGCTGCAGGAGGCAGTCATCAGGACCATCG GTTCATTTGCCAACACTTTACCAACCtaccagaggtcagaggtcatgctCTTCATCATGGGCAAGATCCCTGTCCCTGGAATGCACCCTGCGCTGCCCTCCACAGGCTCCGG GCCTGAGGGTACCAGGATGATTCAGGTTATGTTACTCAAGTCCTTGGTTCAG GTGACAGCGGGTTTCCAGACGACCAACATGCTGACAGCGCTGCCCAGCTCTTTCCTGGAGCCGctgctgtctttctctctaACTGAAGACCCAGAGGTTCGGCTGCTGGTGCTCCAAATCCTTCTCAGTCTCATTGACAGACACGACAACAGGCCCAAGTTCTCCAACATAAG CATTATTACGGACATCTCAGCGCTGAAGCTCAAAGTTGACAAGTGCTCCAGACAGGACAACTTATTCATGAAAAAG CACGGCCAGCATCTGTATCGACACATCTACTTGGGCTGTAAGGAGCAAAGCAGCGGTCAGCAGCACTATGAGACCCTCTTCGCCTTGTTGGGTCTACTCAGTGTGGAGCTGGCCAATGAAGAAGTGGTGGTGGACCTCATTCGCCTGGCACTCGCCTTGCAG GACCTGGCTCTGTCCACTGATGAGGGAATGCCTGTTTTTAACCGTTGTGCTGTTCATGCCCTTGCTGCCGCCTACCTCAACCTCATCTGCCAGCTCACCACCGTTCCAGCCTTCTGCCAGCACATACatgag GTAATCGaggtgagacagaaagaaagtcCCTACCTATTGCCTGAGGCTGTCTTCGTTGAACATCCCAA ACTCCCATCCTCGCTTGATAAGGTAGAAGGTGATGTGTTGTTCCTCCAGTCAAAGATCACTGAGGTCCTTGGAGGTAGTGGTtacaacacagacagactggcTACGCCTTATATTCCTCAGTATACTG ATGAAGACCGTCTGTCCAAGAGAAAGAGCATCGGTGAAACCATCTCACTGCAGGTTGAGGTGGAGTCCCGAAACAGTccagagaaagaggag AGGACACCAGCAGAGGAGATCACATTTGAGACTCTGAAGAATGCCATTG TGGACAGTGTGGgtatggaggagcaggagagggagCGGAGGAGGCTAGTGGTGGAGAAGTTCCAGAAAGCCCCCTTTGAGGAGATAGCTGCCCACTGTGGAGCCAGG GCCACAATGCTGCAGAGCAAACTGAATCAGATCTTTGAGATTACAATCAG aCCCCCACCTAGCCCATCTGGAACCATCTCTTCAGGCTATGGCCAAAGCCAGAGTCGATCTGTACCCATCTACGAGATGAAGTTTCCCGACCTCTGCGTGTACTAG